From a single Cotesia glomerata isolate CgM1 linkage group LG6, MPM_Cglom_v2.3, whole genome shotgun sequence genomic region:
- the LOC123266588 gene encoding uncharacterized protein LOC123266588, with amino-acid sequence MLFISLSIYNFTEQILKISNQSTKDFGRMQRQRRINVTPRVRPVIKRDKMERAWKMFATQKITLSRLFQLVTVLVSEHVEMLLYRNDFTLVDCELLSPNEMANDAEFEDFEYLIDVNDEEAE; translated from the exons atgttatttatttccttatcaatttataattttacagagcaaattcttaaaatttccaatCAATCGACAAAAGACTTCGGAAGAATGCAACGGCAACGAAGAATAAATGTAACACCGCGAGTGCGACCTGTAATTAAGCGGGATAAAATGGAGCGTGCTTGGAAGATGTTCGCAACACAGAAGATTACTCTTTCCCGACTATTTCAGCTGGTGACTGTTTTAGTCAGTGAACACGTTGAGATGCTGCTGTACCGCAATGACTTCACACTTGTTGATTGTGAGCTACTTTCTCCTAACGAGATGGCAAATGACGCCGAATTTGAAG attttgaatatttgattGATGTCAATGATGAAGAGGcagaataa
- the LOC123266578 gene encoding m7GpppN-mRNA hydrolase, with protein MAQRAIPSDILDDLSSRFIINIPEEDRKDLVRICFQIELAHWFYLDFYCGDEPSKLKSCSMKEFSVHLFRHIPFLRAHLPHLDMILEQWREYKQSVPTFGAIVLNEDMSKVLLVQNYWSKNSWGFPKGKVNEDEDPSHCAAREVLEETGFDISSFIDKNDFIESIINDRLVRLYMISGVQKDTKFQPLTRKEIKNVEWFALNDLPNTTKDMTPKVKMGVGPNAFFMVVPFVRRMKRWVFEKQQREKQLSKRNRHKSLGDVESVKHKRQPLPTNAVELKNQRQSNTSPARNRRQGNAKSVTKNSPGDLEGAGSSNKNNSTKQAIKRNLFGDSNKMIRKSPTVLAKELRDSPCEFHYYKEEMNKKEKVDYDIENIESYFTHFKKNDEDDVFENVDNDEFSYKPSAWTQFKFDKQTILSCINLA; from the exons ATGGCTCAACGTGCTATTCCATCTGATATTCTCGACGATTTAAGCAG tcgatttataataaacatCCCAGAAGAAGATCGGAAGGATTTGGTGCGAATCTGCTTCCAAATAGAATTAGCTCACTGGTTCTACTTAGACTTTTACTGCGGGGACGAGCCAAGCAAGCTGAAATCATGCAGTATGAAGGAATTTTCGGTGCATCTCTTTCGGCACATACCATTTCTCAGAGCGCATTTGCCGCACTTGGACATGATACTCGAGCAATGGCGAGAGTATAAGCAGAGCGTGCCGACCTTCGGTGCCATTGTGCTAAACGAAGATATGAGCAAAGTACTGCTCGTCCAGAACTACTGGTCAAAAAACAGCTGGGGCTTTCCTAAAGGTAAAGTCAATGAAGATGAAGACCCCTCGCACTGCGCTGCGCGTGAAGTGCTGGAGGAAACCGGGTTTGACATCTCCAGCTTCATtgacaaaaatgattttatcgaGTCCATAATTAACGATCGGCTTGTTCGGTTGTATATGATCTCCGGAGTCCAGAAAGATACTAAGTTCCAGCCGCTAACCAGGAAGGAGATTAAGAATGTTGAGTGGTTTGCGCTGAATGATTTGCCCAATACCACCAAGGACATGACGCCTAAAGTGAAGATGGGTGTTGGACCTAACGCTTTTTTTATGGTTGTACCATTTGTTAg acggATGAAACGTTGGGTATTTGAAAAGCAGCAACGTGAAAAGCAACTTTCTAAGCGTAACCGGCATAAATCACTAGGTGATGTTGAAAGTGTAAAACATAAACGTCAACCATTACcg ACAAATGCAGTTGAACTTAAGAATCAACGTCAATCAAATACATCTCCAGCGCGCAATCGTCGACAAGGTAATGCCAAAAGCGTAACCAAAAATTCTCCAGGTGACTTAGAGGGTGCTGGTAGcagtaataagaacaattcaacTAAACAAGCAATTAAACGTAATTTGTTTGGTGACAGCAACAAGATGATAAGAAAATCACCAACTGTTTTAGCTAAAGAACTGCGCGATAGCCCTTgtgaatttcattattataaagaagaaatgaataAGAAGGAAAAAGTTGATTatgatattgaaaatattgagTCATATTTTACGCATTTCAAGAAAAATGATGAagatgacgtttttgagaaCGTTGATAATGATGAATTTAGTTATAAACCAAGTGCTTGGacacaatttaaatttgataagCAGACAATATTAAGTTGTATAAATTTAGcgtaa
- the LOC123266584 gene encoding heme oxygenase: MSDNKKTFCDDMRKATREIHAISDALVNAKLALGLHNNKIWADGLLIFYEIFKFLEKSIDAKIHEKIERFQFLYDLKRSQAIENDLNYYLNKDWLKNYSPRPAVVEYIDHLKNLETDNPILIIAYIYHLYMGLLSGGIILRKKRQLIQKLMPFNSGASKLDGNHVTDFDELSIYELKKNVKRIMNEVADELDEDTKKSLIDESKQVFLLNNKVIQSVQGVNAVIFKKYVPIVLCVIGIVLMFFIFRTRD, translated from the exons ATgtctgataataaaaaaacattttgtgaTGATATGCGAAAAGCAACGAGAGAAATTCATGCAATAAGCGATGCGTTGGTCAACGCTAAATTAGCATtag gtttgcataataacaaaatatggGCTGATGGGCTTTTGATATtctatgaaatatttaaatttctagaaAAATCAATTGACGCTAAAATCCATGAGAAAATAGAacgttttcaatttttgtatgACTTGAAACGATCACAAGCGattgaaaatgatttgaattattatttaaacaaagatTGGTTGAAAAACTACTCTCCTAG ACCTGCAGTTGTTGAGTATATAGACCACCTAAAGAATCTAGAAACTGATAATCCTATTTTAATAATCGCCTATATATATCATCTGTACATGGGATTATTGTCCGGTGGAATAATACTTCGCAAAAAGCGACAGTTGATCCAGAAACTGATGCCTTTTAATTCTGGAGCCAGTAAATTGGACGGTAATCATGTTACTGACTTCGACGAGCTAAGTATTtatgagttaaaaaaaaatgttaaaaggaTAATGAACGAAGTTGCTGATGAGCTCGATGAAGATACTAAGAAGAGTCTTATTGATGAGAGtaaacaagtttttttattgaataataaggTTATTCAGAGTGTACAGGGAGTAAATGCTGtgatatttaagaaatatgttCCTATTGTTTTATGTGTAATTGGAATtgttttgatgttttttatttttagaacgagggattag